The proteins below are encoded in one region of Megalops cyprinoides isolate fMegCyp1 chromosome 14, fMegCyp1.pri, whole genome shotgun sequence:
- the LOC118788944 gene encoding kinesin heavy chain-like — MADAAECGVKVMCRFRPLNESEITRGDKYIPKFKNDDTVVITGKSYVFDRVLPPNTSQEQAYNACAKQIVKDVLGGYNGTIFAYGQTSSGKTHTMEGKLHDPQLMGIIPRIARDIFDHIYSMDENLEFHIKVSYFEIYLDKIRDLLDVSKTNLAVHEDKNRVPYVKGCTERFVSSPEEVMDVIDEGKANRHVAVTNMNEHSSRSHSIFLISIKQENVETEKKLSGKLYLVDLAGSEKVSKTGAEGAVLDEAKNINKSLSALGNVISALAEGTKSHVPYRDSKMTRILQDSLGGNCRTTIIICCSPSVFNEAETKSTLMFGQRAKTIKNTVSVNLELTAEEWKKKYEREKDKSRALKGIIQRLEAELSRWRNGEAVPEAEQLRAKDQKNFDNTPIIDNLAGPMGLLSEEEKSKYEEEISDLYKQLDDKDDEINQQSQLAEQLKQQMLDQDELLASTRRDYEKIQEELSRLQMENEAAKDEVKEVLQALEELAVNYDQKSQEVEDKTRANEQLAEELAQKTTVLAEIQRELAQLQELSNHQKKRAAEILSLLLKDLNEIGGIIGTSDIKAMTEVNGMIEEEFTMARLYLSKMKSEVKSLVNRSKQLETAQADANQKIQANERELASCQLLISQHQAKIKSLTDYMQNVEQKKRQLEESQDALTEELAKLHAQEKMHEMSVMDKEKEHMSRLRDAEEIKKTLEEQMEGHREAHQKQLSRLRDEIDEKQRELDELKDLNQGLQLEQKKLMSDYDKLKMEEQEKDMKLQKLIMMNEKQEQVREDLKGLEETVSRELQTLHNLRKLFVQDLTSRVKRSTELDCDDAGGSIAQKQKITFLENNLEQLTKVHKQLVRDNADLRCELPKLEKRLRATAERVKALESALREAKENAMSDRKRYQQEVDRIKEAVRAKNMTRRGHSAQIAKPIRPGHHPAASPVVTHSVRGGGGGASHHHHHHNSK, encoded by the exons GGAAAATCATACGTCTTTGACAGAGTCCTGCCTCCCAACACATCCCAGGAGCAGGCCTACAATGCCTGTGCCAAGCAAATTGTCAAAG atgtGCTTGGAGGGTACAATGGGACCATCTTTGCCTACGGCCAGACCTCATCAGGGAAGACACACACCATGGAG GGCAAGCTCCACGACCCCCAGCTGATGGGCATCATCCCCCGCATTGCACGCGACATCTTCGACCACATCTACTCCATGGACGAGAACCTGGAGTTCCACATCAAG GTCTCCTACTTTGAAATCTACCTGGACAAAATAAGAGATTTACTAGATG tttcaaagaCCAACCTGGCTGTCcatgaagacaaaaacagagtGCCCTACGTGAAG GGCTGCACAGAACGATTCGTGTCCAGCCCTGAGGAGGTGATGGATGTCATTGACGAAGGGAAGGCCAACCGCCATGTCGCTGTCACAA ACATGAATGAGCACAGCTCCAGAAGTCACAGCATCTTCCTGATCAGCATTAAACAGGAGAACGTGGAGACGGAGAAGAAGCTGTCGGGGAAGCTGTACCTGGTGGACCTGGCTGGGAGCGAGAAG gtcaGCAAAACTGGGGCAGAAGGGGCTGTGTTGGATGAAGCCAAGAATATCAATAAGTCCCTGTCTGCCCTGGGGAACGTCATCTCAGCGCTGGCTGAGGGAACT AAAAGTCACGTCCCATACAGAGACAGCAAGATGACACGAATCCTGCAGGACTCCCTCGGGGGTAACTGCAgaaccaccatcatcatctgCTGCTCCCCATCCGTCTTCAACGAGGCCGAGACCAAATCCACGCTCATGTTCGGGCAGAG AGCCAAGACCATCAAGAACACGGTGTCGGTGAACCTGGAGCTGACGGCCGAGGAGTGGAAGAAGAAGTACGAGAGGGAGAAGGACAAGAGCCGCGCCCTCAAGGGCATCATCCAGAGACTGGAGGCAGAGCTGAGCCGTTGGAGGAacg GTGAGGCTGTACCTGAGGCGGAGCAGCTTAGAGCTAAGGACCAAAAGAACTTTGACAACACCCCCATCATCGACAACCTGGCTGGGCCCATGGGTCTGCTCTCCGAGGAGGAGAAGAGCAAGTATGAGGAGGAGATCAGTGATCTGTACAAGCAGCTGGACGACAAG GATGACGAGATCAACCAGCAAAGCCAGCTGGCAGAGCAGCTCAAACAGCAGATGCTGGACCAGGACGAG TTGCTGGCGTCGACACGGCGGGACTATGAGAAGATCCAGGAGGAGCTGTCCCGTCTGCAGATGGAGAACGAGGCGGCGAAGGACGAGGtgaaggaggtgctgcaggccctggaggagctggcTGTCAACTACGACCAGAAGAGCCAGGAGGTGGAGGACAAGACCCGCGCCAACGAgcagctggcagaggagctggcaCAAAAAACT ACAGTCCTGGCGGAAATACAGAGAGAGCTGGCTCAGCTGCAGGAGCTCAGTAATCACCAGAAGAAGAGAGCAGCTGAGATCCTGAGTCTGCTGCTGAAGGACCTGAATGAGATTGGGGGCATCATCGGCACCAGCGACATCAAGGCT ATGACGGAGGTGAACGGCATGATCGAGGAAGAGTTCACCATGGCACGCCTCTACCTTAGCAAGATGAAGTCCGAAGTCAAGTCTCTGGTCAACCGCAGCAAGCAGCTGGAGACTGCTCAGGCTGATGCTAATCAGAAGATACAGGCCAATGAGAGGGAGCTGGCCTCCTGTCAACTGCTCATCTCCCAG CACCAGGCAAAGATCAAGTCTCTGACGGACTACATGCAGAACGTGGAACAGAAGAAGAGACAGCTGGAGGAGAGCCAGGACGCCCTGACGGAGGAGCTGGCTAAGCTGCACGCCCAGG AGAAAATGCACGAGATGTCGGTGATGGATAAGGAGAAGGAACACATGAGCAGACTCCGGGATGCTGAGGAAATTAAG AAGACCCTGGAGGAGCAGATGGAGGGCCACAGAGAGGCCCACCAGAAGCAGCTGTCCCGCCTGCGCGACGAGATCGACgagaagcagagagagctggaCGAGCTCAAAGA TTTGAATCAGGGTttgcagctggagcagaagaAGCTGATGTCAGACTATGACAAACTCAAAATGGAGGAGCAAGAGAAGGACATGAAACTGCAGAAGCTGAT CATGATGAATGAGAAACAGGAGCAGGTCAGAGAAGACCTCAAGGGCCTGGAGGAGACGGTG TCCAGGGAGCTGCAGACACTGCACAACCTGCGCAAACTCTTTGTCCAGGACCTCACCAGTCGCGTCAAGAGG AGCACCGAGTTGGACTGTGACGATGCAGGGGGCAGTAttgcacagaaacagaagatCACCTTTCTGGAGAACAACCTGGAGCAGCTTACGAAGGTCCACAAACAG ctGGTACGTGATAACGCAGACCTGCGCTGTGAGCTTCCGAAACTGGAGAAGCGTCTGCGTGCTACGGCGGAGCGCGTCAAGGCCCTGGAGTCGGCGCTGAGGGAGGCCAAGGAGAACGCCATGAGCGACCGCAAGCGCTACCAGCAGGAGGTGGACCGCATCAAGGAGGCCGTGCGCGCAAAGAACATGACCAGGAGGGGGCACTCCGCACAGATCG CCAAGCCCATCCGCCCGGGACACCACCCAGCAGCCTCTCCCGTGGTTACCCATTCCGTTCgcgggggtggaggaggggccagccaccaccaccaccaccacaacagcAAGTAA